The Acidobacteriota bacterium sequence GCCTCAATCGAGATGGGCGCGGTCCGAATCGCCCATCTCGACGCCGCCTTCGGGGAAGTACTCGCGCCAGCGTTCCTCGACCGTCGCGGCGGTGGCCGCATCGCAGAACAGCTCGTCCGGGAAGTCCGGCTTGAGACGGGCGTCGATCAGCACCGGGGCTTCGAAGGCGAGGTGATTGCGCACCCGGCGAATGTCGCGGGCGTAGATGTCGGCCCCGGGCTCGAAGCGGGTGAAGGTCGTCCACAGGAAGTTGACCGCGCTGGCGGCGGCCCGCTGGGGCTCGTCGGTGAGCACCAGCAGCTGCCAGTCGGCGAAGGCGGGATGGGCGGCGAGGCGCTCGGCGGCCGCCGGATCGTCGCCGAAGGCGGGCCCTCCGACCACCAGGCAGCCGGGGCAGAAGACTTCGACTCCGGACACCTCCGGCGGCGGCTCCACCGGGGGTGAGAACTCCCGCGGTAGCTCGCGGCACGGCTCACCGATGCCCAGCCAGACCCCTTTCGAGCCGCGGTTGACCTGGGGGCCGTTGTAGTCGAGGGTGTCCATCGACAGATGCGAGAAGACGTAGAGGTCGGTCTCCGGACGGGTGCGCTCGAGGAGATGGGTCAGGACGGCTCGGAAATCCTGCAGGTCGAGGGGCCGGTCGATGGCGATGAGGAACTTGGTGAGCGAGAGCTGACCTTCGCCGAGGATGCGGAAGGCGCTCGCCATCGCTTCGCGGGGGTAGCGATCCTTGACCACGGCGGCCGCCAGCGAGTGGTAGCCGGTTTCGCCGTAGGACCAGAGATCCTGCACCGCCGGCATGACCAGCGGAAAGAGCGGTGCCAGCAGCTCCTGCAGCAGGTCGCCGATGAAGAAGTCTTCCTGGCGCGGTTTGCCCACCACCGTGGCCGGGTAGAGGGCGTCCTTGCGATGGGCGATGGCCTCGAGCTCGAAGACCGGGTAGTCGTGGCGCAGGGAGTAGTAGCCGTAGTGGTCGCCGAAGGGGCCTTCTGGACGCCGGATCTTCGGCGGCACCTTGCCGATGAGGGCGAACTCGGCTTCGGCGATCAACGGATGGGGATGGCTCGCCAGTGGGCCGGCGGTGCGCGGAAGGCGGTGGCCGGCGATCAGCGAGGCCAGCATCAGCTCGGGAACGTTCTCCGGCAGCGGCGCGATGGCCGACAGGATGAGGGCCGGCGGACCGCCGAGGAAGACGGTCACCGGCAGCGCTTCGCCGCGCTCCTCGGCGAGGCCATGATGGAAGCCACCGCCCTTGCCGATCTGCCAGTGCATGCCGGTGGTCGTGCGGTCGTGAACGTGCAGCCGGTACATGCCGAGGTTGTGCCCCTTGCCGTCCGGGTGCTCGGTGTAGACCAGCGGCAGGGTGACGAAGGGACCGCCGTCTTCGGCCCAGGTGGTCAGCACCGGCAGGCGGTCGAGGCGCGGCTCGCGGCTCACCACCTCGAGGACCGGCGCCCGGCGCCGATTGCGCAGGCCGACCCGCAGCGCCTCGCGGGCGACGTCGCGGGCCCCCCACAGCTTGCCGGCGGTCGGCGGCAGCAGGGTCTCGGCGAGCTCGACGAGACGTTTGATGAGGCGGAGGGGGCGCTCGCCGAAGGCTTGCTCGGCTCGTCCGGCGGTTCCGAAGAGGTTGGTGACCAAGGGGAAGTCGGCACCGCGAACGTTGGTGAACAGCAGGGCCGGGCCACCGGCGGCGATCACCCGGCGGTGGATCTCCGGAACCTCGAGGCGGGCGTCGACCGGCGCTTCGACCACCGCCAGGTCGCCCTGGCGGCGCAGGTTGTCGACGAAGGTGCGCAGGTTGGGATACGACACGTCGGGTCAGGCCTCCAGGCCTTGGGCCCTCATCCAGTCCTGGTTGAGCTTCGACAGATAGCGCTCCCCGGAGTCCGGGAAGAGGGTGACGATCACCGCCTCCGGGCCGGCCGTCTCGGCGACTTGCCGCGCCGCCACCGCCGCGGCACCACCGGAGGAGCCGGTGAAGATGCTCTCTTTCTTCGCCAGCTCGAGGACCGCCCGATAGGCGGCGCCGTCGTCGACGGTGATGATCTCGTCGATGGTGTCCATCCAACAGCTCCCGGGCAGGAAGTCCTCGCCGATACCGTCGATCAGGTACTGGTGGATCTGGTCTTCCGGGGGCATTTCGCCGTGCTCGTGGTAGTAGGCATAGATCGACCCGACGGTGTCGACGCCGACCACCCGGATGTCCGGGTTCTGCTCCTTGAGGAAACGTGCCGTGCCGCTGATCGTGCCGCCGGTGCCGACCCCCGCCACCCAGTGGGTGATGCGTCCTTCGGTCTGCCGCCAGATCTCCGGCCCGGTGGTCTGATAGTGGGCCTCCGGGTTGGCCTGGTTGTGGTACTGGTACGGCAGATAGGCGCCCTCTTCATCGCGGATGCGCTCGGCGACCTTGTAGTACGAGCGCGGGTCGTTGGCTTCGACGTTGGTCGGGCACAGGATGACCTCGACGCCGAAGGCCTGGAGCAGGGTGACCTTTTCCTGCGGAATCTTGTCGGCGGCGGTGCACACCATGCGGTAGCCCTTGAGGTTGGCGGCCATCGCCAAGCCCAGACCGGTGTTGCCGGAAGTCGGCTCGACGATGGTCCCTCCCGGCTTCAGGAGACCCTGCTTCTCGCCGGCCTCGATCAGTGCCTGGCCGATGCGGTCCTTGACGCTGGAGCCCGGATTGAAACTCTCGATCTTGGCCGCCAGGGTGGCCCCGCCGGGGGCGAAGCGGCTCAATCGAACCAGAGGAGTGTTGCCGAGAGTTTGCAGAATATCGTCGTAGATTTCCATGAAATTCACTTTCTGAGTGGTTTCGGCCTTCCGCAGGCCGCAGCGGGCATCACGCCCTCGGGGAGGGCGATCCTATCAGCCTCGACGGCCGTGACGGAGAGCTCGGTTCGCCCGCTGAGGGAGGCGCTTCGGGGTCCTGTCGACGAAGGACCGCGAGTTGCTGTCGGCAGCAAGCAGGCGCCTGCTACTCGAGCCGAAGCGAGTGGCGCGAGGCAGCGGTAGAGCCGCTGAGGATGGTGGTGAAGACGCACGACCTGTGGGGGGCGCCCGGCGCCCCTCGAAAGGCAGCAGCCTGCTAAAGTGCAGGCGGGGGAGGGAACCTATGGCCGACGGCAACCTGGACTATCCGGCACTGGTGCAAGAAGCGCTGAGGGATGTGGTGCGCCTGGCGCTGGAACAGGTCGTCGAGGATGGTCTGCCGGGCGATCATCATCTCTACATCGCCTTTCGCACCACCGACCCCGGGGTGCAGATCCCGTCCTCCCTGCTCGCTCTCCACCCGGAAGAGCTCACCATCGTCCTGCAGCACCAGTACTGGGACCTCGAGGTCAGCCGCGAGGAGTTTTCCGTCGTTCTCTCCTTCAGCGGTCGGCGTCAGCGCATCGTGGTGCCGTTCTCGGCGATGACCTCCTTCGCCGATCCCGAGGGGCCCTTCGGTCTCAAGTTCGAGGCACCGACCTCGGAGCCCGATCCGGATCCGGAAGAGGAGCCGGTACCGGAGCATGGCGAGATCGAGGAGTCCGACAAGGTGGTTTCGCTGGACCGCTTCCGCAAGCGGCGCTAGTCCGCGCCTTCTTCCGCGGACGAGATCGCACCGAGCGTAGTCCCTGTTGCCCCGACCGCGGGCAAGATCGGATAAACCTATTTGCTTTTCAATATCGTAATAGGGGTATGATTCCGAACAGAGAATGAGAAAAATATTTTCAGTTACTTAAATACATGACGACAGTCATGCAAGGAGAGGCCGTCATGGGGGAATCCTCGCCGCCCGGACTCGGGGCGTTTCTTCGTATCTGGTTGGGACAGTCGATCTCGCTGTTCGGCTCCGGCCTCACCGCCTTCGCGGTCGGGGTCTGGACCTTCGAAACCACCGGCTCGGTGACGCTCTTCTCGCTCATCGCAGTGGCCGCCTCTCTGCCGCCGATCTTTCTCTCGCCCTTTGCCGGCGCGCTCCTCGACCGCCACGACCGCCGCTGGCTGATGATCCTGAGCGACGCCGGTGCGGCGCTGGCGACGGGGGCGTTGGTGCTGTTGATCTGGAGCGGAGCCCTCCAGATCTGGCACCTGTTCGTGATCGCCGGCCTGAGCGCCGCCTTCGGGACTTTCCAGCATCCGGCCTTCTCCGCCGTGACCACCCTCTTGGTGCCGCGGGAGCACCTCGGGCGTGCCGCCGGTCTGGTTCAGATGGGGCAGGCCGGAGCCCAGATCCTGGCCCCGCTGGTCGCCGGCTTCCTGCTGATCAAGATCCAGCTCGCCGGTGTCATCGCCGTCGACTTGGCGACCTTCCTGCTGGCGGTGATTCTGTTGCTGACGGTGCGCATTCCACGACCGGAGGTCTCCGTTGAGGGCGCCGGAGCGCGTAGCTCGCTGTGGCGCGAAGCGGCGTTCGGCTGGCACTACATCCGTCGACGCGGTGGCCTGTTGAGGCTGCTGGCCTATTTCGCCGGGCTCAATTTTCTGGTCCCCCTCGGCATGCTGCTGGCGGTGCCGTTGGTGCTCTCCTTCCGCACTGCCGCCGAGCTCGGCACGGTGCAGGCCATCGGCGGAATCGGCTTTCTGGTTGGCAGCATCTTCATGGCCGGCTGGGGAGGTCCCAAGAAGAAGATCCTGGGAATCCTGGGTCTGGCGCCGCTGATCAGCGTCGGGTTGGTGGTGACCGGAGCCACCGCCTCGGTACCGTGGATCGCCTGCGGGCTGTTCTTGGTCTTCTTCACCTTCCCGATCCTCAACGGCTGTAGTCAGGCGATCTGGCAGACCAAGGTGGAACCGGACGTTCAGGGGCGGGTCTTCGCCATCCGTTCGCTGGTGGCGCAGGGCACTGCGCCCCTCGGCTTTCTGCTGGCGGGTCCCCTTTCCGACCGGGTATTCGGCCCATTGCTGGCCGAAGGGGGCCCACTCGCCGACACCTTCGTGGGGCAGGTGATCGGAGTGGGCGCGGGACGGGGCGTCGGGCTCCTGATGGTGACCATGGGGGGAGTCTTCCTGGTTCTCACCTTGTTGGCATTCGCTTCGGGTTCGTTGCGGCGACTCGAGGACGAGCTGCCAGACGCGGTGTTGCCCCAAGCAGCGGCCCAGGAACCGTCGCCGACGGATTCGCCGGAAGCCGAGCCACAGGTGGGCTGATGGACCTCACCGTTTGCTCTTTGGCCGAGCGACCGGACCTGCGGCGCAAAGTCGAAGCCCTGCAGCGCAGGGCCTGGCCGCTCTTCATGTGGCTGGGCCACGATGAAGCGGCGGAGCGCTACTGGTCGGCGATCTTCGAGACCTTCGCGGCGTACCAGATCTGCTTCTTGGTCGGTGGCAAGGTGATCGCCGCTTCCCACAGCTTGCCTTACGGGTGGGACGGCAGCATCGAAGGCTTGCCCGCCGGCTGGGACGACTCCCTGGTGCGCGGCTTCGACCATCACCGCGCCGGGCGCGCGCCGAACACCCTCGGGGTGCTGTCGATGGTGCTGTCTTCCAAGCATCAAGGGCAGGGCCTGAGTGGCCGCATGGTCCAGGAGTTCGTTCATCTCGCCCGGCGTCAGGCCCTCGACACCTGCATCGTGCCGGTGCGGCCGACTTTGAAGCACCAGCACCTCGAGATGGCGATCGAAGACTACGTCGCTTGGCGCCGCGACGATGGTCTGCCCTGGGACCCCTGGCTGCGCGTCCACGCCCGCCTCGGGGCCGAGACCTTGGCCATCGCCCATGCCTCGATGACCTACACCGGAACTCTTCGGGAGTGGGAATCGTGGACTCGCCTGAAATTTCCCGAGAGCGGTTCCTATCCCATCACCGGGGGATTGGTTCCCCTCGAGGTCGACCGCGACCACGACCGTGGGACCTACGTCGAGCCCAACGTCTGGGTTCGCCACCGGGTGGCTTCCTGACGACGGTCGACCGCCCTCGCTTTGCTGTCCCTTGAATTCGATTTCGCACCAGCCATGAGGAACTCCAGCCATGACTGCTACCCAGCTCGACCGCGGGAAGCGCAACGCCCTGCTGCGCCGTGCCCTCGAGGCGCGACGTTCGCAGAAGCAGGCCTCGTCGGCCGCTGCCGACGCCGCCATGACCTCCGCCCAGGAACGCCTGTGGTTT is a genomic window containing:
- a CDS encoding UbiD family decarboxylase; its protein translation is MSYPNLRTFVDNLRRQGDLAVVEAPVDARLEVPEIHRRVIAAGGPALLFTNVRGADFPLVTNLFGTAGRAEQAFGERPLRLIKRLVELAETLLPPTAGKLWGARDVAREALRVGLRNRRRAPVLEVVSREPRLDRLPVLTTWAEDGGPFVTLPLVYTEHPDGKGHNLGMYRLHVHDRTTTGMHWQIGKGGGFHHGLAEERGEALPVTVFLGGPPALILSAIAPLPENVPELMLASLIAGHRLPRTAGPLASHPHPLIAEAEFALIGKVPPKIRRPEGPFGDHYGYYSLRHDYPVFELEAIAHRKDALYPATVVGKPRQEDFFIGDLLQELLAPLFPLVMPAVQDLWSYGETGYHSLAAAVVKDRYPREAMASAFRILGEGQLSLTKFLIAIDRPLDLQDFRAVLTHLLERTRPETDLYVFSHLSMDTLDYNGPQVNRGSKGVWLGIGEPCRELPREFSPPVEPPPEVSGVEVFCPGCLVVGGPAFGDDPAAAERLAAHPAFADWQLLVLTDEPQRAAASAVNFLWTTFTRFEPGADIYARDIRRVRNHLAFEAPVLIDARLKPDFPDELFCDAATAATVEERWREYFPEGGVEMGDSDRAHLD
- a CDS encoding cysteine synthase family protein; translation: MEIYDDILQTLGNTPLVRLSRFAPGGATLAAKIESFNPGSSVKDRIGQALIEAGEKQGLLKPGGTIVEPTSGNTGLGLAMAANLKGYRMVCTAADKIPQEKVTLLQAFGVEVILCPTNVEANDPRSYYKVAERIRDEEGAYLPYQYHNQANPEAHYQTTGPEIWRQTEGRITHWVAGVGTGGTISGTARFLKEQNPDIRVVGVDTVGSIYAYYHEHGEMPPEDQIHQYLIDGIGEDFLPGSCWMDTIDEIITVDDGAAYRAVLELAKKESIFTGSSGGAAAVAARQVAETAGPEAVIVTLFPDSGERYLSKLNQDWMRAQGLEA
- a CDS encoding ClpXP protease specificity-enhancing factor SspB, whose translation is MADGNLDYPALVQEALRDVVRLALEQVVEDGLPGDHHLYIAFRTTDPGVQIPSSLLALHPEELTIVLQHQYWDLEVSREEFSVVLSFSGRRQRIVVPFSAMTSFADPEGPFGLKFEAPTSEPDPDPEEEPVPEHGEIEESDKVVSLDRFRKRR
- a CDS encoding MFS transporter; this encodes MGESSPPGLGAFLRIWLGQSISLFGSGLTAFAVGVWTFETTGSVTLFSLIAVAASLPPIFLSPFAGALLDRHDRRWLMILSDAGAALATGALVLLIWSGALQIWHLFVIAGLSAAFGTFQHPAFSAVTTLLVPREHLGRAAGLVQMGQAGAQILAPLVAGFLLIKIQLAGVIAVDLATFLLAVILLLTVRIPRPEVSVEGAGARSSLWREAAFGWHYIRRRGGLLRLLAYFAGLNFLVPLGMLLAVPLVLSFRTAAELGTVQAIGGIGFLVGSIFMAGWGGPKKKILGILGLAPLISVGLVVTGATASVPWIACGLFLVFFTFPILNGCSQAIWQTKVEPDVQGRVFAIRSLVAQGTAPLGFLLAGPLSDRVFGPLLAEGGPLADTFVGQVIGVGAGRGVGLLMVTMGGVFLVLTLLAFASGSLRRLEDELPDAVLPQAAAQEPSPTDSPEAEPQVG
- a CDS encoding GNAT family N-acetyltransferase, with protein sequence MDLTVCSLAERPDLRRKVEALQRRAWPLFMWLGHDEAAERYWSAIFETFAAYQICFLVGGKVIAASHSLPYGWDGSIEGLPAGWDDSLVRGFDHHRAGRAPNTLGVLSMVLSSKHQGQGLSGRMVQEFVHLARRQALDTCIVPVRPTLKHQHLEMAIEDYVAWRRDDGLPWDPWLRVHARLGAETLAIAHASMTYTGTLREWESWTRLKFPESGSYPITGGLVPLEVDRDHDRGTYVEPNVWVRHRVAS